ATCCTCAACCTCGTGGTGCGTGCCCAGATGGCCGCCAAACGCGCCGGTACCCACATGGCCAAGACCCGCGCCTTCGTTTCCGGCGGCGGCGTGAAGCCCTGGAAGCAGAAGGGCACCGGTCGCGCCCGTTCCGGCTCCAACCGTTCGCCCGTGTGGCGTGGCGGCGCCATCGTGTTTGGCCCCCAGCCCCGCGATTACAGCTTCAAGGTCAACAGCAAGGTGCGCGCCCTGGCCATGAAGATGGCCCTGTCGAGCCGTCTGGCCGCCGAAAACCTGCTGGTGGTCAAGGGCATCGAACTGCCCGAAGCCAAGACCAAGCATTTTGCCAAAGTGGCCGGTACGCTGGGCCTGAACAAGGCCCTCATCGTGACCGCCGAGGAAAGCGAAGTCCTGACCCGCTCCGCCCGCAACATCCCCGGCATCACGCTGACCACGCCTGATCGCCTGAGCGTGCTGGAGATCCTCCGCCACAAGCAGCTGGTCCTGCTGGAAGGCGCCGTGGCGCCCGTGCAGGCCCGCTTTGAGAAATAAGAGGGGCAACTCATGGAATTCACCCAGGTTCTTATCAAGCCCCTGCTGACGGAAAAGACCACCCTGCTGAAGGATGCGTCCCGTCAGGTGGCTTTCTATGTTCATCCCGGCGCCAACAAGCTTGAGATCAAGCAGGCCGTGGAAAAGGCTTTTGATGTGAAAGTGGAAGCGGTCAACGTGGTTCGCAAGGCTCCCTCC
This is a stretch of genomic DNA from Desulfovibrio piger. It encodes these proteins:
- the rplW gene encoding 50S ribosomal protein L23; protein product: MEFTQVLIKPLLTEKTTLLKDASRQVAFYVHPGANKLEIKQAVEKAFDVKVEAVNVVRKAPSNRERQGRVVGRKPGWKKAYVTLRQGDKIEFFEGV
- the rplD gene encoding 50S ribosomal protein L4 translates to MATVKVYDQNKQECGELTLSADVFEVEARPEILNLVVRAQMAAKRAGTHMAKTRAFVSGGGVKPWKQKGTGRARSGSNRSPVWRGGAIVFGPQPRDYSFKVNSKVRALAMKMALSSRLAAENLLVVKGIELPEAKTKHFAKVAGTLGLNKALIVTAEESEVLTRSARNIPGITLTTPDRLSVLEILRHKQLVLLEGAVAPVQARFEK